From the Oscillatoria salina IIICB1 genome, the window TCTATCACCACTTTTCCTTCATACAAATCAAAAAATTCTTCTCCTCGTACTGTCTGCATTGAGCGACTAAACTCCATCACTAACCAACCTAAACTTTCTGCATCCTGAATATTAACTGCTAACCAACCTGTAGTAAAACCTGTATCCAGTAAGCCATCAACGATAATACTTTCTGCATCAATGCTAATTAAGTCGAGGGGAAAAAACAATTCTCCTGCATTACCAAAACTACCAGAAATCATATTTTCCCACAGGTTCCTGTTTCGTTAACCTGGAAAATTACCATCCACATATTCGCATATTTTTGACGAGCTTTTTCCATAGCAATATTTTCATCAAGATCGAGAAAATAATCGCCACTATTTGGTTCAATAACGACAAACCAATTAGCTTTATTCTCTTTTAATTCTGGATAGATTTTCTCAAAAATTTCCCGACAACGTTGACCGCGTTTATTTCGTTCGTCTTTGCGTCTAGCTAACTCTTCGGGAGAAATAGTGTTTTCTGGGAAGATTCTGCCGCGACGAGCATTTATTTGCGAGGATAATCCTGTCATTACGAAATCCTGAATTTAGTATAGTTATATTTTACTGTAATTTATCTATTGAGCAGTTAATTTTTGTCAACTTTAATCCTACTTACCCAAGTGTCAACTCTCCTGTAGGAAAATCTACTACTAATCGCTTTCTTCTCAACCAAGGTACACCGATGATTGTTTCTCTAAAATCTGCTCCCGCAACTGCTGGAACAATGAATTCTTCCCCATCAATTATCACTTTGGCGGCGTAATTTTCAAAAGTTGTTATTCCTCTTGCTGTTACTACTTGTCTAGTGCCAATTTGCTCCCACTCTAGAGCCTCTAAATCTTGCTTGTCGATTGCTAGCCATTCAGTTGAACCAGTATCTAACAAAGCATTTATTGAGAAAATTTCACCATTACCAGCTACCAATTCAATCTCAAAAAATAGCTGTCCAATTTCATCAAACTCACCTTGAATCATATTCGTCCGCAAACTCCGGTTTCATTGAGCCGAAAAGTACCAAATAATTTATGAGGATGTTTTTCTCGTGCTTTCTGGATAACATTAACATCTTCGCGATCGATAAAATAGTCTTCGCTTTCTGGTTCAATGGCAATAAACCAGTTATAATGTTCTTCAATTAATTCTGGACGAATACGCTCGAAAATTAAACGACAGCGTTGATGAAAGGCTTCGATTTCTGCTTGTTTTTTCGCTCTTTCTTCGGGAGAAATAGTTCTTTCGGGGAAGATTCTGCCGCGACGCGCAATTCGCTGAGATTTGATTTCACTCACGATTA encodes:
- a CDS encoding aspartyl protease, with the protein product MIQGEFDEIGQLFFEIELVAGNGEIFSINALLDTGSTEWLAIDKQDLEALEWEQIGTRQVVTARGITTFENYAAKVIIDGEEFIVPAVAGADFRETIIGVPWLRRKRLVVDFPTGELTLG
- a CDS encoding aspartyl protease, which codes for MISGSFGNAGELFFPLDLISIDAESIIVDGLLDTGFTTGWLAVNIQDAESLGWLVMEFSRSMQTVRGEEFFDLYEGKVVIDRREFIIPVHASEGIPEVLLGLQWLRRKRLVVDFPTGELTLG